The Ascochyta rabiei chromosome 10, complete sequence genome has a window encoding:
- a CDS encoding Vacuolar ATP synthase subunit B — protein sequence MATLDPRMMSVQPRIRYNTIGGVNGPLVILDNVKFPRFNEIVSLTLPDGTERSGQVLEARGDRAVVQVFEGTSGIDVKKTKVEFTGHSLKLGVSEDMLGRIFDGSGKAIDKGPKVLAEDYLDINGSPINPYSRVYPEEMISTGISAIDTMNSIARGQKIPIFSSSGLPHNEIAAQICRQASLVSGPTRVDKGVHDGHADNFSIVFGAMGVNLETSRFFTRDFEENGSMERVTLFLNLANDPTIERIITPRLALTTAEYYAYQLEKHVLVILTDLSSYCDALREVSAAREEVPGRRGYPGYMYTDLSTIYERAGRVEGRNGSITQIPILTMPNDDITHPIPDLTGYITEGQIFIDRQLYNKGIYPPINVLPSLSRLMKSAIGEGRTRKDHGDVSNQLYAKYAIGRDAAAMKAVVGEEALSSEDKLSLEFLEKFERSFIAQGAYEARSIFESLDLAWSLLRIFPKELLNRIPAKILDQYYQRSRGQGDDKKTAAVKDARDNVAQNEGQNGQQDENLIDV from the exons ATGGCCACCCTCGACCCCCGCATGATGTCCGTTCAGCCCCGGATACGGTACAACACCATCGGCGGCGTGAACGGTCCTCTGGTCATTCTCGACAAT GTCAAGTTCCCGCGTTTCAATGAGATCGTCTCTCTTACGTTGCCTGATGGCACCGAGCGCTCTGGTCAGGTCCTGGAGGCTCGAG GTGACCGAGCCGTCGTCCAG GTTTTCGAGGGCACGTCTGGCATTGACGTCAAGAAG ACCAAAGTCGAATTCACCGGACACAGCTTGAAGCTTGGTGTCTCCGAGGACATGCTGGGTCGTATCTTTGATGGATCTGGGAAGGCCATCGACAAGGGGCCCAAGGTGCTTGCCGAGGACTACCTCGACATCAACGGTAGCCCTATCAACCCGTACTCCCGA GTTTATCCCGAAGAAATGATCTCCACCGGTATCTCAGCCATCGACACCATGAACTCGATTGCCCGTGGCCAGAAGATTCCCATCTTCTCCTCGTCTGGTCTTCCTCACAACGAAATCGCTGCTCAGATTTGCCGACAGGCCAGCTTGGTCAGTGGACCTACGAGGGTTGACAAGGGCGTGCACGATGGACACGCAGACAATTTCTCCATCGTTTTCGGTGCCATGGGTGTCAACCTGGAGACGAGCCGTTTTTTCACAAGAGACTTCGAGGAGAACGGCAGTATGGAGCGTGTCACTCTGTTCTTGAATCTGGCGAACGACCCCAC CATCGAACGTATCATTACTCCTCGTCTTGCCCTTACCACCGCCGAGTACTACGCCTACCAGCTCGAGAAGCACGTCTTGGTCATTCTGACTGACCTGTCCTCTTACTGCGATGCTCTTCGTGAGGTGTCCGCCGCGCGTGAGGAGGTCCCCGGTCGCCGTGGTTACCCCGGATACATGTACACGGATTTGTCTACCATCTATGAGCGCGCTGGTCGTGTCGAGGGCCGAAATGGTTCCATCACCCAGATTCCCATTCTAACCATGCCCAACGATG ATATCACACATCCCATCCCCGACTTGACAGGTTACATCACGGAAGGCCAGATCTTCATTGACCGTCAGCTGTACAACAAGGGCATCTACCCACCGATCAACGTCCTGCCGTCGCTTTCCCGTCTCATGAAGTCTGCTATTGGTGAGGGTCGCACACGAAAGGACCACGGCGATGTTTCCAACCAGTTGTACGCCAAGTATGCTATCGGTCGTGACGCTGCCGCTATGAAGGCAGTTGTTGGCGAGGAAGCTTTGTCCTCGGAAGACAAGCTGTCCCTGGAGTTCCTTGAGAAGTTCGAGCGCTCTTTCATTGCCCAGGGTGCATACGAGGCCCGTTCTATCTTCGAGTCGCTTGATTTGGCATGGTCCCTGCTCCGTATCTTCCCCAAGGAGCTTCTCAACCGTATCCCTGCCAAGATTCTCGATCAGTACTACCAGAGGAGTCGAGGTCAGGGCGACGACAAGAAGACTGCGGCTGTAAAGGATGCGCGGGACAATGTGGCTCAGAATGAAGGCCAGAACGGGCAGCAGGATGAGAACCTGATCGATGTATGA
- a CDS encoding Leucine--tRNA ligase, whose product MAEAAVPNDVPKDAVSATIDLLKPQESQDKTLKIENTEKRDTLIEAEKRYQKLWEEQGVFQPDAPSLEEVPFDTSPEDLRAKHPKWFGNFAYPYMNGTLHAGHGFTASKVEFTAGFQRMTGKRTLFPLGYHVTGMPIKACADKLVREVEQFGQNFERCPTEDVIDGGLQEPPAPTQAEAKTDLTKFKATKGKAAAKTVKTKYQFQIMLAQGIPVEDIHKFADPYHWIQFFPPLAKRDLTNFGARIDWRRQFVTTDANPYYDSFVAWQMRKLKELGKIIFAKRYTIYSPKDGQACMDHDRQSGEGVGVQEYTALKMKTIQWSDSAKAIIDNKLPESASAYFIPATLRPETMYGQTSCFVGPTIEYGLFHVKDNEYFVCSQRAARNMSYQPGTPGTFKEEGKINQIASFKGKDLVGTIVNAPLSVHKEVYILPMETVKDTKGTAVVTCVPSDSPDDYITSFDLAKKAEYYGIKKEWVKFDNILPIIDTPTYGNLCAKKLVEDMKIQSPKDSTKLADAKEKAYKEGFYKGTMVYGEQKGKSVEEAKPLVRKHLIDAGDAFPYAEPDGKVISRSGDDCVAALLDQWYMNYGTAENGGDGEWAETVRAHIENELNLYYPEAKNQFLRVVDWLGNWACARSYGLGSKVPWDEAVMVESLSDSTIYQAYYSFAHLLHKDMFGKEPGPLNIKPGQFTDDVWDYAFGRRERTNLPESDIPKEALQTLRRHFDYWYPLDMRTSGKDLIQNHLTFNLYVHTAIFPRENWPRSFRVNGHLLLNGDKMSKSTGNFLTIAGAVEKFGADATRLALADAGDDMNDANFEETVANANILKMYELRKWCEELVREKITITDGSKYTETKERERVRNPDVIQRQSGSEHILLDDLFDNEMNALVAETYGHYSGTMYKAALKSGYHDFTSARDFYREATKAAGIGMHEDLVKKFIELQALMIVPIASHWAEHIWLEVLKKPETIQKAQWPKVPEANARLSAARDFVRTTQSNITSAEGAAVKRLSKGKAANFDPKKEKKITIFAAQEWPTWQKKYIQMIRDNYPNLDIKALSKQIDKSESKKAMPFINALKRRLDAGEPSDVVLNRELAFNELDTLRSMVPGLKQTVQKCADVEIISVSDGGKEGVVIKEDGSKGEQRKELPPQASSAEPGSPSFAFENVENLAVR is encoded by the exons ATGGCGGAAGCCGCAGTCCCCAATGACGTTCCAAAGGACGCTGTTTCTGCGACCATTGACTTGCTTAAGCCGCAGGAATCCCAAGACAAGACGCTCAAGATCGAAAACACCGAAAAGCGAGATACTTTGATCGAGGCCGAGAAGCGCTACCAGAAGTTGTGGGAAGAGCAGGGGGTCTTTCAGCCTGATGCACCGTCCCTGGAGGAAGTCCCTTTCGACACCAGCCCGGAGGACCTGCGCGCAAAGCACCCAAAATGGTTTGGTAACTTCGCCTACCCATACATGAATGGAACTCTTCACGCCGGTCATGGCTTTACGGCGTCCAAAGTCGAGTTCACTGCGGGTTTTCAGAGGATGACCGGCAAACGGACTCTGTTTCCTCTTGGCTACCACGTGACTGGTATGCCCATTAAA GCATGCGCAGACAAACTCGTCAGGGAGGTCGAGCAGTTCGGACAGAACTTTGAACGATGCCCTACTGAAGATGTCATCGACGGCGGTCTACAGGAACCACCCGCGCCTACACAGGCCGAGGCCAAGACTGACCTGACAAAGTTCAAGGCTACCAAGGGCAAAGCTGCTGCCAAGACTGTCAAGACCAAGTACCAGTTCCAGATTATGCTGGCACAGGGTATTCCTGTCGAGGATATCCACAAATTCGCCGACCCATACCACTGGATCCAGTTCTTCCCGCCGCTGGCCAAACGTGACCTTACAAACTTTGGTGCTAGGATAGACTGGCGACGACAGTTCGTCACCACCGATGCTAATCCCTACTACGACTCCTTCGTAGCGTGGCAGATGCGCAAGCTCAAGGAACTGGGCAAGATCATCTTCGCCAAGAGGTACACAATCTACAGTCCCAAGGATGGGCAGGCGTGTATGGATCACGACAGGCAGTCTGGAGAAGGCGTTGGTGTTCAGGAGTATACGGCACTCAAGATGAAGACAATTCAGTGGTCAGACTCGGCGAAGGCTATCATTGATAACAAGCTCCCAGAAAGCGCTAGCGCGTACTTCATTCCTGCCACTTTGAGGCCAGAGACTATGTACGGCCAGACTTCGTGTTTTGTAGGACCAACCATCGAGTACGGGCTGTTTCATGTGAAGGACAACGAGTATTTCGTATGCAGTCAGCGTGCGGCACGCAATATGAGCTACCAGCCTGGCACACCCGGGACATTCAAGGAGGAAGGCAAGATCAACCAAATCGCTAGCTTCAAGGGCAAGGACCTTGTTGGTACTATTGTCAACGCTCCTCTATCAGTTCACAAGGAGGTCTACATCCTACCTATGGAGACTGTGAAGGACACGAAGGGCACAGCAGTTGTGACCTGCGTGCCCTCTGATTCGCCTGATGACTACATCACATCTTTTGATCTGGCAAAGAAGGCAGAGTACTACGGTATCAAGAAGGAGTGGGTCAAGTTCGACAACATTCTTCCTATCATCGACACTCCTACCTACGGCAATCTCTGCGCAAAGAAGCTTGTCGAAGACATGAAGATCCAGTCTCCCAAAGATTCTACAAAGCTTGCAGACGCAAAGGAAAAGGCGTACAAGGAGGGCTTCTACAAGGGTACCATGGTGTATGGCGAGCAAAAGGGTAAATCTGTTGAAGAGGCCAAGCCTCTTGTTCGCAAACACCTCATCGATGCCGGAGATGCCTTCCCCTACGCTGAGCCTGATGGCAAGGTCATCAGCCGAAGTGGAGATGACTGTGTTGCTGCTCTGCTTGACCAGTGGTACATGAACTACGGCACCGCAGAGAACGGCGGAGATGGCGAATGGGCTGAGACAGTCCGCGCTCATATCGAGAATGAGCTTAACCTCTACTATCCTGAGGCGAAGAACCAGTTCTTGCGTGTAGTCGACTGGCTGGGCAATTGGGCCTGTGCGCGTTCGTACGGTCTCGGATCGAAGGTGCCTTGGGACGAGGCAGTCATGGTAGAGTCTCTGTCAGACTCTACCATTTACCAAGCTTACTACTCTTTCGCTCATCTCCTCCACAAGGACATGTTTGGAAAGGAGCCTGGACCTCTCAACATCAAGCCTGGGCAATTCACCGATGATGTTTGGGACTACGCTTTCGGTCGTCGTGAACGCACCAATCTTCCAGAGTCAGATATCCCCAAAGAGGCCCTCCAGACGCTGAGGCGTCACTTCGACTACTGGTACCCGCTGGACATGCGTACCAGTGGTAAGGATTTGATTCAGAACCACTTGACCTTTAACCTCTACGTGCACACTGCTATTTTCCCCCGGGAGAACTGGCCGCGAAGCTTCCGCGTGAACGGCCACCTGCTCCTGAACGGTGACAAGATGAGCAAGTCGACTGGTAACTTCCTCACAATCGCCGGTGCTGTAGAGAAGTTTGGTGCCGACGCTACACGCCTAGCCCTTGCTGATGCAGGAGACGACATGAACGATGCCAACTTCGAAGAGACCGTCGCTAACGCTAACATTCTTAAAATGTACGAGCTCCGCAAGTGGTGCGAGGAGCTTGTCCGTGAGAAGATCACCATCACCGATGGCTCCAAATACACAGAGACCAAGGAGAGGGAGCGTGTCAGGAACCCAGACGTCATCCAGCGCCAAAGTGGAAGCGAGCACATCCTCCTCGATGACCTTTTCGACAACGAGATGAACGCCCTCGTTGCAGAGACATACGGTCACTACTCCGGTACGATGTACAAGGCGGCCCTCAAGTCCGGTTACCACGACTTCACTTCCGCTCGTGACTTCTACCGCGAAGCTACCAAGGCCGCCGGTATCGGTATGCATGAGGACCTTGTCAAGAAGTTCATCGAGCTGCAGGCCCTGATGATCGTGCCCATTGCATCTCACTGGGCCGAACACATCTGGCTCGAGGTCCTCAAAAAGCCCGAGACCATCCAAAAAGCGCAGTGGCCTAAGGTCCCCGAGGCCAATGCCAGGCTCTCTGCGGCCCGCGACTTCGTCCGCACAACACAGTCCAACATCACCTCTGCCGAGGGCGCGGCAGTCAAGCGTCTGAGCAAGGGCAAGGCTGCCAACTTCGACcccaagaaggagaagaagattaCCATCTTTGCAGCACAAGAGTGGCCTACTTGGCAGAAGAA GTACATTCAGATGATCCGTGACAACTACCCGAACCTTGACATCAAGGCCCTCAGCAAGCAGATCGACAAGTCCGAGTCCAAGAAGGCCATGCCCTTCATCAATGCTTTGAAGCGTCGCCTGGACGCCGGCGAACCTTCCGACGTTGTCCTCAACCGCGAGCTCGCATTCAACGAGCTTGATACGTTGCGCTCCATGGTACCTGGCCTCAAGCAGACGGTGCAGAAGTGTGCTGATGTTGAGATCATCTCTGTTTCTGATGGCGGAAAGGAGGGTGTGGTGATCAAGGAGGACGGAAGCAAGGGCGAGCAAAGGAAGGAATTGCCCCCACAGGCGAGCAGTGCGGAGCCGGGAAGCCCGAGTTTTGCGTTCGAGAACGTCGAGAACCTGGCTGTGAGGTAG
- a CDS encoding L-iditol 2-dehydrogenase yields MCATHAQTTTDIKPNVSSGEQQIRASVLHGAKDLRIESRSIFPPGPTDLQISIRATGLCGSDLHYYRHNRNGDILVQEPLSLGHESAGVVVGVGSDVKNFSVGDKVALEVGLPCETCERCKEGRYNICKGMRFRSSAKSFPHAQGTLQDRINHPAAWCHKLPEDMSLDLGALLEPLSVAIQAAKRAQLQAGATVLVFGAGAVGLLVAAMAKISGAGTVVIADIDAGRVEFAVKNHFADRAFTVPMKRGSTIEEQLEIAKETAAEIGKTPRGSAGEVGEVDAVFECTGVPSCVQASIYATRPGGKMLLIGMGTPIQTLPISAAALREVDILGVFRYANTYPTGIEVVSKKGPDYPDFSKLVTHKYKGLEAADEAFEMAGKTKDDSGNLVIKVVLETGEEKRSL; encoded by the exons ATGTGCGCAACACACGCTCAAACGACGACGGACATTAAGCCAAACGTCTCGTCAGGTGAACAGCAGATCCGCGCATCTGTCCTACATGGCGCGAAAGACCTGAGGATT GAATCTCGCTCCATCTTTCCCCCAGGTCCAACAGACCTTCAAATCAGCATCCGTGCGACGGGCCTTTGCGGCTCAGACCTGCATTACTACCGGCATAACCGCAATGGTGACATTCTCGTGCAGGAGCCTTTATCCCTGGGCCACGAATCCGCCGGCGTGGTTGTCGGCGTGGGCTCTGATGTTAAAAACTTCAGTGTTGGAGATAAGGTAGCACTGGAAGTCGGATTACCGTGCGAGACATGCGAGAGGTGCAAGGAGGGGAGGTACAACATCTGTAAGGGCATGAGGTTTAGGAGTAGTGCGAAGAGCTTCCCGCATGCACAGGGAACGCTGCAGGATCGGATTAACCACCCTGCGGCTTGGTGTCATAA GTTACCTGAGGATATGTCGCTCGATTTGGGTGCACTTTTAGAGCCCTTGAGCGTAGCAATCCAGGCAGCGAAGAGAGCGCAGCTGCAAGCCGGTGCGACCGTACTGGTGTTTGGGGCAGGTGCTGTCGGTCTGCTGGTCGCCGCAATGGCGAAGATATCTGGTGCTGGCACCGTGGTCATCGCAGATATCGATGCTGGGCGAGTTGAGTTTGCAGTCAAGAACCACTTTGCAGACCGAGCGTTCACAGTACCTATGAAGCGCGGTAGTACGATTGAGGAGCAGCTTGAGATTGCAAAAGAGACAGCTGCAGAAATCGGAAAGACACCAAGGGGAAGTGCTGGAGAGGTTGGCGAAGTGGATGCTGTATTCGAGTGCACTGGTGTACCGTCGTGTGTACAAGCGTCGATATAC GCTACCCGACCAGGAGGCAAGATGCTGCTCATCGGCATGGGCACGCCTATCCAGACCCTGCCTATCTCAGCTGCCGCACTTCGAGAAGTCGACATCCTCGGCGTGTTCCGATACGCGAACACGTACCCAACTGGCATTGAAGTTGTGTCGAAGAAGGGACCTGATTACCCAGACTTTTCGAAGCTCGTCACACACAAGTACAAGGGCCTTGAGGCAGCCGACGAAGCGTTCGAGATGGCTGGTAAGACAAAGGACGACAGTGGTAACCTGGTCATCAAGGTTGTGCTGGAGACTGGCGAGGAGAAGAGAAGCTTGTGA
- a CDS encoding 2-dehydro-3-deoxy-D-gluconate 5-dehydrogenase, with protein MSTVQQLYSLEGHTALVTGGTRGIGQTMAIALAEAGADVLLVQRDESNQQTKQAIEKLGRKATIYIADLSSNESVTALTPKILADGHRIHVLLNCGGIQKRHPAHQFPDNDWNAVLQVNLTSVFTLCRDVGAHMLEQAADLPLKRRGSIINVASLLTFQGGITVPAYAASKGGVGQLTKALSNEWASKGISVNAIAPGYIATDMNEALIKDEKRAESILSRIPAGRWGNPEDFKGAVVFLGSAASAYVSGELLTVDGGWMGR; from the exons ATGTCTACCGTACAGCAGCTCTACTCACTTGAGGGCCACACAGCTCTCGTCACAGGAGGTACCAGAGGTATTGGGCAGACCATGGCTATCGCCCTCGCCGAAGCAGGGGCAGATGTCCTTCTTGTCCAG CGTGACGAGTCAAACCAGCAAACAAAACAAGCCATCGAGAAACTCGGTCGTAAAGCAACAATCTATATCGCAGACCTGTCCTCCAACGAGTCCGTCACAGCACTCACCCCTAAAATCCTCGCCGATGGCCACAGAATCCACGTTCTTCTCAACTGCGGTGGTATTCAGAAACGACACCCTGCTCACCAGTTTCCCGACAACGACTGGAATGCCGTTTTGCAAGTTAACCTCACTTCCGTCTTCACACTCTGTCGCGATGTCGGCGCCCATATGCTCGAGCAAGCAGCAGACCTTCCGCTGAAGAGAAGAGGCTCCATCATCAATGTTGCCTCACTCCTCACCTTCCAAGGCGGTATCACAGTCCCCGCGTATGCTGCATCAAAGGGCGGGGTCGGGCAACTCACCAAGGCTCTCTCCAACGAGTGGGCGAGCAAGGGAATCAGCGTCAACGCGATTGCGCCGGGATATATCGCAACCGATATGAACGAGGCACTCATCAAGGATGAGAAGCGCGCGGAGAGTATCTTGAGTAGAATTCCGGCAGGCAGGTGGGGAAACCCAGAGGATTTCAAGGGTGCGGTGGTATTTCTGGGGAGCGCGGCAAGTGCATATGTTAGTGGAGAGCTGTTGACTGTTGACGGGGGGTGGATGGGCAGGTAG
- a CDS encoding Inositol oxygenase, with protein sequence MAPGAIFEEPNVAENFNDHRDGLALEATSDMIDDVNVLKAAMKVKQGTATQEEKDIYAQSQFDTEKDKTQFRQYEEACDRVKNFYREQHEKQTVAYNLRARNHFHGKTRAEMTIWEAMEKLNTLIDESDPDTSLSQIDHLLQSAEAIRRDGKPRWFQLVGLIHDLGKLLFFYDAQGQWDVVGDTFPVGCAFDKRIIYPDTFKNNPDFNDEIYSTEHGIYLPGCGLDNVMLSWGHDEYLYHIMKDQSTIPDEGLAMIRYHSFYPWHKENAYRWMMNDKDHKMLEAVRAFNPYDLYSKSDEIPKVEDLKEYYLGIIDEFIGRDKKIKW encoded by the coding sequence ATGGCACCAGGTGCTATCTTCGAGGAGCCCAACGTGGCTGAGAACTTCAACGACCACCGCGATGGCCTTGCTCTCGAGGCCACATCTGACATGATCGACGACGTCAATGTCCTCAAGGCCGCCATGAAGGTTAAGCAGGGCACTGCTACACAGGAGGAAAAGGACATCTACGCACAATCCCAGTTCGATACAGAAAAGGACAAGACACAGTTCCGCCAGTACGAAGAAGCGTGTGATCGTGTCAAGAACTTCTACCGCGAGCAGCACGAGAAGCAGACCGTTGCTTACAACCTGCGCGCTCGCAACCATTTCCACGGCAAGACCCGCGCCGAGATGACCATTTGGGAAGCCATGGAGAAGCTCAACACACTCATCGACGAGTCCGACCCCGACACATCCCTCTCCCAGATCGATCACCTTCTTCAGTCCGCCGAAGCCATCCGCCGTGATGGCAAGCCACGCTGGTTCCAGCTCGTGGGCCTTATCCATGATCTCGGCAAgctcctcttcttctatgACGCTCAGGGTCAGTgggacgtcgtcggcgacACATTCCCTGTCGGCTGCGCTTTTGACAAGCGCATCATCTACCCTGACACATTTAAGAACAACCCCGACTTCAACGACGAGATTTACAGCACTGAGCACGGCATTTACCTGCCTGGGTGTGGTCTCGACAACGTTATGTTGTCATGGGGTCACGACGAATACCTTTACCACATCATGAAGGACCAGTCTACCATACCTGATGAGGGTCTGGCGATGATCCGTTACCACTCCTTCTACCCCTGGCACAAGGAGAACGCGTACAGGTGGATGATGAACGACAAGGACCACAAGATGCTTGAGGCAGTCCGGGCTTTCAATCCATACGATCTGTACAGCAAGTCTGACGAGATCCCCAAGGTTGAAGATCTGAAGGAGTACTACCTTGGCATCATTGACGAGTTCATCGGCAGGGACAAGAAGATCAAGTGGTAG
- a CDS encoding sporulation-specific protein 22: protein MRCAGLTNQLQYYLEVRKHCQEFRCVTTEVAKILSGAAQDDILSKQLQIVKLELEAVLKLQRWDELDSLFEQCWTCKSSDRYETLADLVLVIHSSLVQANADARYQGKALSMLQKIINLTSRQNGSDVTRLSRWLRCLFESTLTFDETISLKCLDQATQIAAKKYGRPHLSGALLSSMATPPPSPVKLEHDVDSTDEKLKQPDRYPATELEWLATSSFNRAVDYYLADNDTLCKEWAEKAMTVAQWLEDDGRLRDLLMGKFSALQFDK from the exons ATGCGGTGTGCTGGACTAACAAACCAGCTTCAATACTACTTAGAAGTACGTAAACATTGCCAGGAGTTTCGCTGTGTCACAACCGAGGTAGCGAAGATATTAAGCGGAGCTGCACAAGACGACATACTGTCCAAACAACTGCAGATAGTGAAGCTCGAGCTGGAAGCGGTTCTGAAGTTACAGAGATGGGATGAGCTCGACAGCCTTTTTGAGCAATGTTGGACCTGCAAGAGCTCAGATCGTTACGAAACACTGGCAGATTTGGTCCTTGTTATCCATTCGTCTCTCGTGCAAGCCAATGCGGATGCGAGATACCAAGGCA AAGCTTTGTCGATGCTGCAGAAGATAATCAATTTGACGTCGCGACAAAACGGTAGCGATGTCACGAGACTATCGCGTTGGCTTCGATGTCTTTTCGAATCTACCCTCACATTCGATGAAACCATCAGCCTCAAGTGCCTCGATCAGGCTACGCAAATTGCAGCGAAGAAATATGGG CGTCCGCATCTGTCTGGTGCCTTATTGTCATCCATGGCCACCCCTCCCCCAAGTCCTGTAAAGCTCGAACATGACGTCGATTCAACTGACGAGAAGCTAAAGCAGCCCGATCGATACCCGGCTACAGAACTTGAGTGGCTAGCCACGTCGTCTTTCAATCGTGCTGTGGACTATTACTTGGCAGACAACGATACGTTGTGTAAAGAATGGGCGGAGAAAGCTATGACAGTTGCGCAGTGGCTCGAGGACGATGGACGCCTAAGAGATCTGCTGATGGGAAAGTTCTCGGCTTTGCAGTTCGACAAATAA
- a CDS encoding Transcription factor, with amino-acid sequence MPEVARSSNGAASPNMTSAKEADQGTVVSASNVSNSRSPTKDKFSSAPGSDAPARTSKKRRKVNHACIYCRRSHMTCDLERPCTRCVKRNIGHLCHDEPREGVKKPKSEPENGSAPSEATTNGASTSDAASNAMSQQISATDAGLNLAPPPLPPNRAASTPSTTQADPVSAPQLPALTSGNQSFVNYDNLLSSSSQNNFQDMHHFHPSYMFNTPEVSNEYNLFNDFLNNNLMDDGSFYGGGDLHTLFSDASLMNSMGTLTNNTTFDPNTSRNAQLLPPPAQPTVSNSVQRPTNSATADKARERYLMAAADPAGNDSPEERMNKLLKAKMDAGLLRPFNYVKGYARLNQYMEQNLQQVSRVRILRQLDRFRPKFRERVQKLNDMELVRVEMWFDKSLMEYDRVFASMAIPACCWRRTGEIYRGNKEMARLIHAPMSKLRDGNIALHEIIAEPSLVSYWEKFGAIAFDHTQKAILTSCSIKNPDPTSKDPEIRCCFSFTVKRDMWNIPALIVGNFLPITEPISGPLPIS; translated from the exons ATGCCGGAGGTTGCGCGAAGTTCCAATGGAGCCGCCTCGCCTAATATGACAAGTGCCAAAGAAGCAGATCAGGGGACGGTCGTCTCCGCGTCCAATGTATCCAACAGTAGATCACCTACCAAGGACAAGTTTTCATCCGCACCTGGCTCAGACGCGCCGGCGCGGACCTCCAAAAAACGAAGAAAAGTCAATCATG CGTGCATCTATTGCAGACGTTCG CATATGACTTGCGACCTC GAGCGACCATGTACAAGATGTGTCAAACGAAATATCGGACATCTATGCCATGACGAGCCTCGTGAGGGCGTCAAGAAACCTAAATCAGAGCCTGAAAATGGCAGTGCTCCAAGCGAGGCTACTACGAACGGAGCATCTACCTCCGATGCTGCTTCAAATGCCATGTCCCAGCAGATCAGCGCTACAGACGCAGGACTGAATCTGGCGCCTCCTCCCCTACCTCCTAACAGAGCTGCCAGTACGCCGTCAACTACGCAAGCTGATCCAGTATCCGCGCCACAATTACCTGCATTGACTTCCGGCAACCAGTCTT TTGTGAACTATGACAACCTCctttcttcctcttcccAAAACAACTTTCAGGATATGCACCATTTTCATCCCTCTTATATGTTCAACACACCAGAGGTCAGCAATGAGTACAATCTGTTCAACGACTTCCTGAACAACAACCTCATGGATGATGGCTCTTTTTACGGTGGTGGCGATCTTCACACCTTGTTCTCCGATGCCTCTCTAATGAACTCCATGGGTACTCTGACTAACAACACCACCTTCGACCCGAACACGTCAAGAAATGCCCAACTACTCCCGCCACCTGCCCAACCCACCGTCAGCAATTCTGTCCAACGGCCAACAAACAGCGCTACCGCCGACAAGGCGCGAGAGAGGTACCTAATGGCAGCTGCCGACCCAGCGGGTAACGATAGTCCTGAAGAGCGTATGAACAAACTGCTCAAGGCTAAGATGGACGCCGGTCTTTTGAGACCTTTCAACTACGTCAAGGGTTACGCAAGGCTGAATCAGTACATGGAACAGAACTTGCAACAGGTCTCGCGTGTACGTATATTACGGCAGCTTGATAGGTTCAGGCCCAAGTTCAGGGAGCGAGTACAAAAACTCAACGACATGGAGCTGGTGCGCGTAGAGATGTGGTTCGACAAGAGTTTGATGGAGTATGATCGCGTCTTTGCGAGCATGGCAATACCTGCATGTTGCTGGCGTAGAACAGGCGAAATATACAGAGGGAATAAGGAAATGGCACGTCTCATTCATGCGCCGATGTCAAAGTTGCGAGAC GGTAATATCGCACTGCACGAGATCATCGCCGAACCATCACTCGTCTCGTATTGGGAGAAATTCGGTGCCATCGCCTTCGACCATACTCAAAAAGCTATCCTTACCAGCTGCTCCATCAAAAATCCTGATCCGACTTCGAAAGACCCCGAGATACGATGCTGCTTTTCTTTCACTGTGAAGCGAGATATGTGGAATAT ACCAGCGTTGATTGTAGGTAACTTCCTACCAATAACGGAGCCAATATCTGGACCCTTGCCGATCTCCTAA